In Arachis stenosperma cultivar V10309 chromosome 1, arast.V10309.gnm1.PFL2, whole genome shotgun sequence, one DNA window encodes the following:
- the LOC130934783 gene encoding NAD-dependent malic enzyme 2, mitochondrial-like has protein sequence MAIQAVSKMAGCSETAAKSQFFFIDKDACFHIFTSFGLVTTDRNNLDPAAAPFAKNPRDLEGLTEGASIIEVVKKVRPHVLLRLSGVGGIFNELTAIDAFKHAGGDIVFGSGSPFENVDLGNGKVGHVNQANNMYLFLGIGLGSFLSGPRLITDGMLQATAEWYAHVDVDYFY, from the exons ATGGCCATCCAGGCAGTTTCAAAGATGGCAGGGTGCAGTGAAACAGCTGCCAAAAGTCAATTCTTTTTTATTGATAAAGATGCATGCTTTCACATATTTACTAGCTTT GGTCTTGTCACAACTGATAGGAATAATCTAGATCCAGCTGCAGCTCCATTTGCTAAAAACCCAAGAGACCTAGAAGGGCTCACTGAGGGTGCTAGTATAATTGAAGTG GTGAAGAAGGTTAGACCACATGTTCTCCTTCGTTTGTCTGGGGTTGGTGGCATTTTCAATGAG CTGACTGCTATTGATGCTTTTAAGCATGCCGGAGGAGATATTGTATTTGGAAGTGGAAGCCCTTTCGAAAATGTAGATCTTG GTAATGGAAAAGTGGGTCATGTAAATCAGGCCAACAACATGTATCTGTTCCTAGG AATCGGTCTAGGATCATTTTTGTCAGGTCCTCGGCTAATAACAGATGGAATGTTGCAGGCTACTGCTGAATGGTATGCACATGTTGATGTGGACTACTTTTATTAG
- the LOC130939663 gene encoding NAD-dependent malic enzyme 59 kDa isoform, mitochondrial-like isoform X1, whose translation MWNLARFGATAVARSSQPFSTAIPGPFIVHKRGADILHDPWFNKDTGFPLTERDRLGLRGLLPPRVISFEQQYDRFMNSYRSLEKNTHGQPDKVVALAKWRILNRLHDRNETLYCRVLIDNIKEFAPIIYTPTVGLVCQNYSGLFRRPRGMYFRAKDKGEMMSMIYNWPAPEVDMIMIVLTNGSRILGLGDLGVQGIGIPMGKLDIYVAAAGISPQRIPPVMLDVGTSNQKLLEDRLYLGLRQPRLEGEEYLSIVDEFMEAVHARWPKAIVQFEDFQMKWAFETLERYHKRFCMFNDDYRALLVLLLLEYWDL comes from the exons ATGTGGAACCTGGCACGATTTGGCGCCACCGCCGTTGCCAGATCGAGTCAGCCGTTCTCGACGGCGATTCCCGGCCCTTTCATTGTTCACAAGCGCGGTGCTGATATCCTCCACGATCCTTGGTTCAACAag GATACTGGGTTTCCTTTGACTGAACGGGACCGATTGGGGCTTAGGGGACTCCTTCCTCCTCGTGTCATTTCATTTGAGCAGCAATATGATCGGTTCA TGAATTCATACCGGTCTTTGGAGAAGAACACTCATGGACAACCAGATAAAGTTGTTGCCCTAGCCAAATGGAGAATCTTGAACAGACTGCATGACAGGAACGAGACATTGTACTGCAGA GTGCTTATTGATAATATTAAAGAGTTTGCCCCTATAATATATACTCCTACAGTTGGATTAGTTTGCCAAAATTATTCTGGGTTATTTAGACGTCCACGTGGAATGTATTTTAGAGCCAAAGATAAAGGAGAGATGATGTCGATGATCTATAACTGGCCAGCTCCCGAG GTAGATATGATTATGATTGTCTTGACAAACGGTAGTCGAATCCTTGGCCTAGGTGACCTTGGAGTTCAGGGCATTGGAATACCAATGGGAAAACTTGACATTTATGTTGCTGCTGCCGGTATCAGCCCGCAAAGA ATACCTCCAGTTATGCTAGATGTTGGAACCAGCAATCAAAAGCTACTTGAAGATCGTCTTT ATTTAGGACTTCGACAACCAAGGTTGGAAGGTGAAGAGTATCTATCAATTGTGGATGAATTCATGGAAGCTGTTCATGCTCGATGGCCTAAGGCCATTGTGCag TTTGAGGATTTCCAAATGAAGTGGGCTTTTGAAACTTTGGAACGATATCATAAAAGGTTTTGCATGTTTAATGATGATTACAG GGCACTGCTGGTGTTGCTCTTGCTGGAATATTGGGATCTGTAA
- the LOC130939663 gene encoding NAD-dependent malic enzyme 59 kDa isoform, mitochondrial-like isoform X2 has protein sequence MWNLARFGATAVARSSQPFSTAIPGPFIVHKRGADILHDPWFNKDTGFPLTERDRLGLRGLLPPRVISFEQQYDRFMNSYRSLEKNTHGQPDKVVALAKWRILNRLHDRNETLYCRVDMIMIVLTNGSRILGLGDLGVQGIGIPMGKLDIYVAAAGISPQRIPPVMLDVGTSNQKLLEDRLYLGLRQPRLEGEEYLSIVDEFMEAVHARWPKAIVQFEDFQMKWAFETLERYHKRFCMFNDDYRALLVLLLLEYWDL, from the exons ATGTGGAACCTGGCACGATTTGGCGCCACCGCCGTTGCCAGATCGAGTCAGCCGTTCTCGACGGCGATTCCCGGCCCTTTCATTGTTCACAAGCGCGGTGCTGATATCCTCCACGATCCTTGGTTCAACAag GATACTGGGTTTCCTTTGACTGAACGGGACCGATTGGGGCTTAGGGGACTCCTTCCTCCTCGTGTCATTTCATTTGAGCAGCAATATGATCGGTTCA TGAATTCATACCGGTCTTTGGAGAAGAACACTCATGGACAACCAGATAAAGTTGTTGCCCTAGCCAAATGGAGAATCTTGAACAGACTGCATGACAGGAACGAGACATTGTACTGCAGA GTAGATATGATTATGATTGTCTTGACAAACGGTAGTCGAATCCTTGGCCTAGGTGACCTTGGAGTTCAGGGCATTGGAATACCAATGGGAAAACTTGACATTTATGTTGCTGCTGCCGGTATCAGCCCGCAAAGA ATACCTCCAGTTATGCTAGATGTTGGAACCAGCAATCAAAAGCTACTTGAAGATCGTCTTT ATTTAGGACTTCGACAACCAAGGTTGGAAGGTGAAGAGTATCTATCAATTGTGGATGAATTCATGGAAGCTGTTCATGCTCGATGGCCTAAGGCCATTGTGCag TTTGAGGATTTCCAAATGAAGTGGGCTTTTGAAACTTTGGAACGATATCATAAAAGGTTTTGCATGTTTAATGATGATTACAG GGCACTGCTGGTGTTGCTCTTGCTGGAATATTGGGATCTGTAA
- the LOC130939663 gene encoding NAD-dependent malic enzyme 59 kDa isoform, mitochondrial-like isoform X3, producing MWNLARFGATAVARSSQPFSTAIPGPFIVHKRGADILHDPWFNKDTGFPLTERDRLGLRGLLPPRVISFEQQYDRFMNSYRSLEKNTHGQPDKVVALAKWRILNRLHDRNETLYCRVLIDNIKEFAPIIYTPTVGLVCQNYSGLFRRPRGMYFRAKDKGEMMSMIYNWPAPEVDMIMIVLTNGSRILGLGDLGVQGIGIPMGKLDIYVAAAGISPQRVSFTKGLDYLKFVLTSLRSSTSYARCWNQQSKAT from the exons ATGTGGAACCTGGCACGATTTGGCGCCACCGCCGTTGCCAGATCGAGTCAGCCGTTCTCGACGGCGATTCCCGGCCCTTTCATTGTTCACAAGCGCGGTGCTGATATCCTCCACGATCCTTGGTTCAACAag GATACTGGGTTTCCTTTGACTGAACGGGACCGATTGGGGCTTAGGGGACTCCTTCCTCCTCGTGTCATTTCATTTGAGCAGCAATATGATCGGTTCA TGAATTCATACCGGTCTTTGGAGAAGAACACTCATGGACAACCAGATAAAGTTGTTGCCCTAGCCAAATGGAGAATCTTGAACAGACTGCATGACAGGAACGAGACATTGTACTGCAGA GTGCTTATTGATAATATTAAAGAGTTTGCCCCTATAATATATACTCCTACAGTTGGATTAGTTTGCCAAAATTATTCTGGGTTATTTAGACGTCCACGTGGAATGTATTTTAGAGCCAAAGATAAAGGAGAGATGATGTCGATGATCTATAACTGGCCAGCTCCCGAG GTAGATATGATTATGATTGTCTTGACAAACGGTAGTCGAATCCTTGGCCTAGGTGACCTTGGAGTTCAGGGCATTGGAATACCAATGGGAAAACTTGACATTTATGTTGCTGCTGCCGGTATCAGCCCGCAAAGA GTGTCATTTACAAAGGGGCTTGACTATCTTAAGTTCGTTTTGACTTCATTAAGATCATCTACTAG TTATGCTAGATGTTGGAACCAGCAATCAAAAGCTACTTGA
- the LOC130973589 gene encoding 3-ketoacyl-CoA synthase 11 yields MADAKADAPLVPSSSRNLPDFKKSVRLKYVKLGYHYLISHGMYLFLSPLVVLISAQLSTFSLQDLHDLWQHLQYNLISVILCSTLLVFFSTLYFLTRPRPVYLVNFACYKPEESRKCTKRVFMEHSRLAGTFTEENLAFQQKILERSGLGENTYLPEAVLNIPPNPTMKEARKEAETVMFGAIDELFAKTSVNPKDIGILIVNCSLFNPTPSLSAMVVNHYKLRGNIRSYNLGGMGCSAGLISIDLAKDLLQAHPNSYALIISMENITLNWYFGNDRSKLVSNCLFRMGGAAVLLSNKSSDRRRSKYRLVTTVRTNKGADDKCFSCVTQEEDEAGKIGVTLSKDLMAVAGDALKTNITTLGPLVLPMSEQLLFFATLVGKKLLKMKIKPYIPDFKLAFEHFCIHAGGRAVLDELEKNLQLSPWHMEPSRMTLYRFGNTSSSSLWYELAYTEAKGRIRKGDRTWQIAFGSGFKCNSAVWKALKTINPAKEKNPWMDEIHKFPVEVPRVSAI; encoded by the coding sequence ATGGCTGATGCAAAAGCAGATGCACCCTTGGTGCCATCATCATCTAGGAACCTTCCTGATTTCAAGAAATCCGTTAGATTGAAGTATGTCAAGCTTGGTTACCATTACCTCATCTCCCATGGAATGTACCTATTCCTTTCCCCACTTGTGGTGCTGATTTCTGCACAGCTCTCCACTTTCTCCTTACAAGACCTCCATGATCTATGGCAGCATCTGCAATACAACTTGATTTCTGTTATTCTTTGCTCGACCCTCCTTGTGTTCTTCTCCACCCTTTACTTTTTGACTCGCCCTCGACCTGTGTACCTTGTCAATTTTGCCTGCTACAAGCCTGAAGAATCCCGGAAATGCACGAAGAGGGTATTTATGGAGCACTCTCGGTTGGCTGGCACCTTCACTGAGGAAAATCTTGCCTTCCAGCAGAAGATCCTTGAGAGATCTGGCCTGGGAGAGAACACTTACCTTCCGGAAGCTGTTCTCAACATTCCTCCCAATCCTACGATGAAAGAAGCTAGAAAAGAAGCTGAGACTGTGATGTTTGGAGCCATTGATGAGCTATTCGCTAAGACCTCTGTAAATCCTAAAGACATTGGGATTCTAATTGTGAATTGCAGCCTGTTCAACCCAACTCCATCGCTTTCAGCAATGGTTGTCAATCACTACAAGCTTCGAGGGAACATAAGAAGCTACAACTTAGGTGGAATGGGATGCAGTGCAGGGCTAATCTCAATTGATCTTGCAAAAGATCTTCTCCAGGCCCATCCTAATTCCTATGCACTGATCATTAGCATGGAGAATATCACACTGAATTGGTATTTTGGAAACGATCGATCAAAGCTTGTTTCTAATTGTCTGTTTCGTATGGGAGGAGCTGCAGTTCTGCTGTCGAACAAAAGCTCTGACAGAAGACGATCCAAATACCGATTAGTCACCACTGTTCGCACTAACAAGGGTGCTGATGATAAGTGCTTCAGCTGTGTCACccaagaagaagatgaagcagGCAAGATTGGTGTTACTTTGTCAAAGGATCTGATGGCAGTTGCAGGGGACGCGTTAAAAACCAATATCACTACATTGGGGCCTCTTGTACTTCCTATGTCCGAACAGCTTCTATTCTTTGCCACATTAGTTGGAAAGAAACTCCTGAAGATGAAGATCAAACCTTATATCCCTGATTTCAAGCTAGCTTTCGAACATTTCTGCATCCATGCTGGAGGTAGGGCTGTTTTGGATGAACTGGAGAAGAACCTGCAGCTATCTCCTTGGCATATGGAGCCATCGAGGATGACACTTTATCGATTTGGAAACACCTCTAGCAGTTCACTTTGGTATGAACTGGCATACACAGAAGCCAAAGGAAGGATTAGGAAGGGAGATAGAACATGGCAGATTGCATTTGGCTCAGGATTCAAGTGCAACAGTGCAGTATGGAAGGCTCTCAAGACCATCAACCCTGCTAAGGAGAAGAACCCTTGGATGGATGAGATACACAAATTTCCAGTGGAAGTTCCAAGGGTATCTGCCATCTGA
- the LOC130934791 gene encoding uncharacterized protein LOC130934791 yields the protein MSDNGTQFSDKKFGKFLSGLGIKQKFSSVEHTQCNGQAEAANKVILSGTTPQSSTGETPFQLTDSVDTMIPMEIRELSSMLLLNRSDKVTKKDLIDETKEMVHLSEAALKQS from the exons ATGTCGGATAACGGAACACAGTTTTCTGACAAGAAATTTGGGAAGTTCCTGTCAGGCCTTGGAATCAAACAAAAGTTCTCTTCTGTGGAACACACCCAGTGCAATGGACAAGCTGAGGCGGCGAACAAGGTCATCCTGAGTGG CACAACACCACAATCTTCTACCGGAGAGACGCCTTTCCAGCTTACTGATAGTGTGGATACGATGATTCCCATGGAAATAAGAGAACTGAGCTCAATGTTACTCCTCAATAGAAGTGACAAAGTGACTAAGAAGGACCTGATAGATGAGACCAAGGAGATGGTCCACTTGTCAGAAGCGGCATTGAAGCAAAGTTAG